The sequence below is a genomic window from Halosolutus gelatinilyticus.
GCGGAACTGGTGGTGCAGGTCGAGGAAGGTCGTGGGTTCGTCGAGCAGAAGGATGTCGGTGTCCTGGGCCAACACCATCGCGATCCAGGCGAGTTGCTTTTGGCCCCCGCTCAACTGACCGAGTTCGGCGTCGCGAAGGTGGTCGACGCCCGCGAGCTCGAGGGCGCGTTCGACCGCCTCGACGTCCTCTGCAGAGACGCTGTCGAAGAACCCGCGGTGGGGATACCGGCCGTGGTAGACGAGGTCCTCGACGGTGATGCTGGCCACGGGATCGTTCTCCTGCGAGAGGAGCCCGAGTTCGCGCGCGAGTTCCTTCCGGTCGAACTCCTGAAGATCCTCCCCTCGCAAGCGGACGGCCCCCGCCTCCGGCTCGAGGTGACTCGAGAGCGCCTTGAGCATCGTGCTCTTGCCGCTGCCGTTCGGTCCGACGAGGGCGGTCACTTCCCCGTCGGGAATGTCCAGGCGCGCGCAGTCGACGATGGTCTCGTCGGTCGCGGGATAGCTCAACTCGAGGTCGTCGCCGACGAGTGCGCTTTCGACGACGCCGTCGGCGTCGCCGGTTACGGTCGTTTCAGCGGCGGTGCCAGTATCGGCGTCGGCGCCGGCGTCAGCGTCGCTGTCACTTCCACCGGCTCCCGTCGATTCGTCGAGGTTCCTATCGGTCATGGGATTCGATCGCGTCATCAGAGTTCACCCATCGATCGCTGTTTGCGCATCAGATAGAGGAAGTACGGGCCGCCGAGCAGGCCGGTGACGACGCCGACCGGTATCTGTGTGCCGCCGAGTGCGAGTCGCGCGCCGACGTCGGCCGCGACCATCAGCGCCGGACCGGCGAACAGACAGCCGATCATCAGCTGCCGGTAGTCGCCGCCGAGCGTGTTTCGCACGATGTGGGGCACGACGAGACCGAAGAAGCTGACGATGCCCGCGATGGAGATGGCGACGC
It includes:
- a CDS encoding ABC transporter ATP-binding protein yields the protein MTDRNLDESTGAGGSDSDADAGADADTGTAAETTVTGDADGVVESALVGDDLELSYPATDETIVDCARLDIPDGEVTALVGPNGSGKSTMLKALSSHLEPEAGAVRLRGEDLQEFDRKELARELGLLSQENDPVASITVEDLVYHGRYPHRGFFDSVSAEDVEAVERALELAGVDHLRDAELGQLSGGQKQLAWIAMVLAQDTDILLLDEPTTFLDLHHQFRVLETIRQLNERKGVTVAVVLHDISQAARFADYLIAMRDGELYDWGPPEEIVTEQLLADVFGVEASVKYEPELQVLPKRALQTDRS